The following coding sequences lie in one Cotesia glomerata isolate CgM1 linkage group LG5, MPM_Cglom_v2.3, whole genome shotgun sequence genomic window:
- the LOC123265046 gene encoding uncharacterized protein LOC123265046 — translation MFQQSETKHGVKYTNYIGDGDSKTYSGIMKADPYKNTTINKKECIGHVQKRMETRLRTLKTKQKDLGGRGRLTGKVIDKLTVYYGLSIRRHCDSIEDMKSAIMATFYHYGSTDENPNHDMCPKGEDSWCSYQRAEASGELDTYTQDYSPLPPDVLEAIKPIYDDLSNDNLLSRCVGGFNQNNNESFNQLVWKICPKTVNTSSTIVQIAAYIATCIFNEGTNSLLMMMDTLGLNCGSNSHRYAEKLDAARVKVADQRANDNTREGRMLRRQQQIDVLETSTMAEELLYGPGIDDSI, via the exons ATGTTTCAACAGTCTGAAACAAAACATGGAGTTAAATATACAAACTACATTGGCGATGGTGACTCGAAAACCTATTCTGGAATTATGAAAGCAGATCCTTACAAAAATACAAccataaataaaaaggaaTGTATAGGCCATGTCCAGAAGCGGATGGAGACTCGACTGCGTACTCtgaaaactaaacaaaaagaTCTTGGTGGTAGAGGTAGGCTTACAGGAAAagtaatagacaaattaactGTGTACTATGGTTTATCAATACGTCGTCATTGCGATTCTATTGAAGATATGAAATCTGCTATTATGGCAACTTTTTACCACTACGGTTCGACTGATGAAAATCCGAATCATGATATGTGTCCCAAAGGCGAAGATTCTTGGTGCTCTTACCAGCGTGCTGAAGCAAGTGGAGAGCTTGATACTTATACTCAAGATTATTCTCCTTTACCTCCTGATGTTTTAGAAGCTATTAAACCGATTTACGACGATCTCAGtaatgataatttactttCAAGATGTGTAGGTGGATTCaatcagaataataatgagaGCTTCAACCAACTAGTGTGGAAAATATGCCCAAAAACCGTGAATACTAGTTCTACTATCGTACAAATTGCTGCATACATAGCtacttgtatatttaatgaaggtacgaattcattattaatgatGATGGATACCCTAGGACTTAATTGTGGGTCTAATTCCCATCGGTATGCTGAAAAATTGGATGCTGCACGTGTGAAAGTGGCAGATCAGCGCGCCAACGACAACACTCGGGAAGGCAGAATGCTTCGTAGGCAACAGCAAATTGATGTTTTGGAAACTTCCACAATGGCTGAAGAACTATTATATGGCCCAGGAATAGATGACTCGat ATGA